The Brevibacillus brevis genome contains a region encoding:
- a CDS encoding DoxX family protein, which produces MSNRFEWSALILRVIAGLTFAIHGVAKFQMGLENVAGFFGTMGLPAFIAYLVAFLEVVGGIALILGLGTRVFAGALSVVMLGAIFKAKLAAGFLGGEGGAGYELDLALLAMLVALGISGSSKFALDAILFGKRSVE; this is translated from the coding sequence ATGTCTAATCGTTTTGAATGGAGCGCACTTATTCTACGTGTGATTGCTGGTCTTACTTTTGCCATTCACGGAGTGGCTAAATTCCAAATGGGGCTGGAGAATGTCGCTGGTTTCTTCGGGACCATGGGACTCCCTGCATTCATTGCTTATCTCGTAGCCTTCTTGGAGGTCGTAGGCGGCATTGCCTTGATTCTGGGTCTGGGTACTCGCGTGTTCGCAGGTGCGTTGTCTGTTGTCATGCTTGGTGCGATCTTTAAAGCCAAGCTCGCTGCCGGCTTCCTGGGCGGTGAAGGTGGAGCTGGTTATGAGCTGGATTTGGCCTTGCTTGCGATGTTGGTTGCTCTTGGTATCAGCGGCAGCTCCAAGTTCGCGCTGGACGCTATCCTGTTTGGTAAAAGATCGGTTGAGTAA